From Nycticebus coucang isolate mNycCou1 chromosome 6, mNycCou1.pri, whole genome shotgun sequence, the proteins below share one genomic window:
- the APOA5 gene encoding apolipoprotein A-V yields the protein MASMAAAVTWVLAVLSALSATQARKGFWDYFSQSSGDKGRMEQQKLAREHVSLKDSLEQDLNNMDKLLEKLGPLSGRGWGPDPVGMRQQLQQELEEVRARLEPYMAEAHKRVGWNLEGLRRQLKPYTMDLMEQVTLHAQELQEQLRLVGEDAKAQLLGGVDEARGLLQELQSRVAHHTGRVKELFHPYAERLVTGIRRQVQELHHSVAPHAAASPKRLSRCVQALSRKLTLKAKALHARIQQNLDQLREELSNAFAGASADGTEEGAGLDPQVISEQVRQRLQAFRHDTFQQIAAFTRAIDQETEEVQQQLAPPPPGHSAFAPDLQQGDSGKALSKLQARLDDLWEDITYSLNGQGHDHLGQP from the exons ATGGCAAGCATGGCTGCAGCTGTCACCTGGGTGCTGGCTGTCCTGTCAG CGCTTTCAGCCACACAGGCCAGGAAAGGCTTCTGGGACTACTTCAGCCAGAGCAGTGGGGACAAAGGCAGGATGGAGCAGCAGAAGCTGGCCCGGGAGCATGT GAGCCTGAAAGACAGCCTTGAGCAAGACCTCAACAACATGGACAAGCTCCTGGAAAAGCTGGGCCCTCTGAgtgggcgggggtgggggccTGACCCGGTGGGCATgcggcagcagctgcagcaggagTTGGAGGAGGTGAGGGCGCGCCTGGAGCCCTACATGGCGGAGGCGCACAAGCGGGTGGGCTGGAATTTGGAGGGTTTGCGACGGCAGCTGAAGCCCTACACGATGGACCTGATGGAGCAGGTGACCCTGCACGCACAGGAGCTGCAGGAGCAGTTGCGCTTGGTGGGAGAAGACGCCAAGGCCCAGCTGCTGGGGGGCGTGGACGAGGCGCGGGGCTTGTTGCAGGAACTGCAGAGCCGCGTGGCGCACCACACTGGCCGCGTCAAGGAGCTCTTCCACCCCTACGCCGAGCGCCTGGTGACCGGCATCCGACGCCAAGTGCAAGAGCTGCACCATAGCGTGGCTCCACACGCCGCCGCCAGCCCCAAGCGCCTCAGCCGCTGCGTGCAGGCGCTTTCACGCAAACTCACGCTCAAGGCCAAGGCTCTGCACGCACGGATCCAGCAGAACTTGGACCAGCTGCGCGAAGAGCTCAGCAATGCTTTCGCTGGCGCCAGTGCAGACGGGACTGAGGAGGGGGCCGGCTTAGACCCCCAGGTGATCTCTGAACAGGTGCGACAGAGACTTCAGGCTTTCCGACATGACACCTTCCAGCAGATCGCTGCCTTCACTCGCGCCATCGACCAGGAGACTGAGGAGGTCCAGCAGCAGCTAGCGCCACCCCCGCCAGGCCACAGCGCCTTCGCCCCCGATTTACAACAAGGCGACAGTGGCAAGGCCCTGAGCAAGCTGCAAGCCCGTCTGGATGACCTGTGGGAGGACATCACCTACAGCCTTAATGGCCAGGGCCACGACCATCTGGGGCAGCCCTGA
- the ZPR1 gene encoding zinc finger protein ZPR1, with amino-acid sequence MAASGAVEPAPPGAATAPSSAPASSLAPGHLFRPISAEDDEQQPTEIESLCMNCYNNGITRLLLTKIPFFREIIVSSFSCEHCGWNNTEIQSAGRIQDQGVRYTLTVRALEDMNREVVKTDSATTGIPELDFEIPAFSQKGTLTTVEGLINRAISGLEQDQPTRRANKDATAERIDEFIGKLKALKQVTSPFTLIIDDPAGNSFVENPHAPQKDDALVITRYNRTLQQDEMLGLQAEASVEKPEEEDLRNEVLQFNTNCPECNAPAQTNMKLVQIPHFKEVIIMATNCENCGHRTNEVKSGGAVEPLGTRITLHITDPSDMTRDLLKSETCSVEIPELEFELGMAVLGGKFTTLEGLLKDVRELVTKNPFTLGDSSNPGQTEKLQEFNQKLEQIIEGNVKAHFIMDDPAGNSYLQNVYAPEDDPEMKVEHYKRTFDQNEELGLNDMKTEGYEAGLAPQR; translated from the exons ATGGCGGCCAGCGGGGCTGTAGAGCCCGCGCCCCCGGGGGCCGCCACCGCCCCGTCGTCCGCCCCAGCCTCGTCGCTCGCCCCGGGGCACTTGTTCCGGCCCATCAGCGCAGAGGACGACGAGCAGCAGCCCACCGAGATCGAGTCGCTATGCATGAACTGTTACAACAAC GGCATAACGCGCCTCCTGCTCACCAAGATCCCCTTCTTCAGAGAAATAATCGTGAGCTCTTTTTCCTGTGAGCATTGTGGCTGGAACAACACGGAGATCCAGTCGGCAGGCAGGATCCAGGACCAGGGAGTGCGTTACACTTTGACTGTCAGGGCCCTGGAG GACATGAACAGAGAAGTAGTGAAGACTGACTCTGCCACCACAGGGATCCCTGAGCTGGATTTTGAAATTCCTGCTTTCAGCCAGAAGGGAA CTCTGACCACTGTTGAAGGATTGATCAACCGTGCTATCTCTGGCCTGGAGCAGGACCAGCCCACACGAAGG GCAAACAAAGATGCCACAGCTGAAAGAATTGATGAGTTCATTGGCAAACTGAAGGCGCTAAAGCAAGTGACCTCCCCTTTCACTCTG ATCATTGATGATCCTGCAGGAAACAGCTTTGTGGAAAACCCGCATGCTCCCCAGAAAGATGATGCCCTGGTTATCACACGCTACAACCGGACCCTACAGCAGGATGAGATGTTGGGGCTCCAA GCAGAAGCATCAGTAGAGAAGCCAGAAGAAGAGGATCTCAGAAATGAA GTGCTGCAGTTCAACACAAACTGCCCTGAATGCAATGCCCCAGCTCAGACCAACATGAAGCTAGTAC AAATCCCTCACTTTAAGGAGGTTATCATCATGGCTACCAACTGCGAGAACTGTGGGCATCGGACCAATGAG GTGAAATCTGGAGGAGCAGTAGAGCCATTGGGCACCAGGATCACCCTCCACATCACAGATCCCTCAGATATGACCAGAGACCTCCTTAAG TCTGAGACTTGCAGTGTGGAAATTCCAGAGCTAGAATTTGAACTGGGAATGGCTGTCCTCGGGGGCAAGTTCACCACACTGGAGGGGCTGCTGAAAGACGTCCGGGAACTG GTGACCAAGAACCCTTTCACACTGGGTGACAGTTCCAATCCTGGCCAGACGGAGAAATTGCAGGAGTTTAACCAGAAGTTGGAGCAG atCATCGAGGGTAACGTGAAGGCCCACTTTATTATGGATGATCCAGCGGGAAACAGTTACTTGCAG AATGTGTATGCACCTGAAGATGATCCTGAGATGAAGGTGGAGCATTATAAGCGCACCTTTGACCAAAATGAAGAGCTAGGACTCAATGACATGAAGACGGAGGGCTATGAGGCAGGCCTGGCTCCACAGCGGTAG